In the genome of Calothrix sp. PCC 6303, the window GCGGTATTACCGACGAAGCAATCGTCAGTTTTAGTATCAAAGAAGCACGTCAAGAAGCTTGGAATCACGCGCAAATTCTCGCACGACAAACCCCAGAACAGCAGCAATCAACAATTATTTCACTTGATAGAAAAGTTGCATTTCTAGGACGCATTGTTGCTAGTCCTAGTCGCATCATTGATAAAGCCATAGAAATCGTAAAATCATCTGAAAGCGATGACATACCATCAATAATTGATGCCCTAAATAGAATTATTAGTGCTTAATCTTGAACCTCGCATGACTGGAAGTCACGCGATTCCTGCTTCAACGATCTCTGCCTGAAATAATTCAGGACTTACAAGTTCTCCACAGGCGTTTTTTACAACCTCCGGCATACCGACGGCGGTTAATAATCTCAAACCCTCACTTAATATATTAAGTGCTGCGTTTTTATCTCTCAAATTATGAGTATTGCAACTAGGACAATTCCATTCACGCAACTTTAAATCCTTAACTAGTGGGTTTACAAAACCACAACAGTTGCAAGTCTGAGATGAGGGGTAAAATGTACCAACTTTTTGCACAATCCTGTCATGCCAAATAGCTTTATATTCAAGCATGACAACAAATTTAGACCAGCTAGCATCTGAAATACTCATTGCCAACTTGTGGTTTTTAACCATGTTAGCAACTCGTAAATCTTCAATACAGATAATACTGTTTTCCTTGATTAGGCGAGTTGACAACTTGTGCAGAAAGTCATCTCTCAAATTGGTAATCCGTTCGTAGATTCGAGCCAGCTTGATTTTCGCTTTGACTCTATTGCTACTACCTTTTGTACTACGGGATAACTTTTTATTTGCTTTGCGTAACTTCTTTAATTGAAGTCGATAATATTTAGGATTTTCTATAACTTCACCTTCGCTAGTAACCAGATAAGATTTAATCCCCAAGTCTAAACCAATATTTTGGGTGCCAATCGGATATTTTTCTATCTCAGTTTCACAGAGGATACTAGCAATATATTTACCAGAAGAAGTCCGAGTAACGGTAACGTTGACAAGCTTTCCAGTAATCTCTTGTGATTTATAAAACTTTATCCATCCTAATTTGGGGAGTTTTAAACGATTCTCTATAATTTGAATGTTTCCATTGGTAAGATTCGTCTTGTAAGATTGCTTGCAACCGTACTTCTTTTTGAATTTGGGGAAGCCGACACCTTTCTTCTTTTTAGACTTCTTCAAGTCAGTGAAAAAGTTTTTGTACGCTGCCTCTAAATTTTTGAGCGAGTTTTGCAGAGCAAATTTATCTACTTCCTTTAACCATTCAATCTCTTTCTTGAGAATAGTTAACTCTTGGCTACAAGTATTGTAGTTTAAGGTTTTCTGCTCAGTTGCATATAACTCTTTCCTTAATGCCAGAAAACGGTTGTACACAAATCTAGCACAACCTATCGTCTTGTTAATTAAGACTTCTTGGTTGTGGCTAGGAATAAGTGCAATTTTAAACGCTTTCTGCATTTTGATTTTAAATAATTGCTTACAATAATTTTATCATAATATGCAATCATTTAAATATAGAAATATGGAGAGCCTAACTCATGACTTGAAGTCACGAGTGTGCGGCTTGCAGAAATCAAACTTACTCTGCGTTAAAAAACTCTTAATCCTCCTCCCCCTCATCGTATATTTGCTGCAACTCCTGCAACTGAGTTCGGCGAGACTTCTGACGATATTTCTTACTATCTAACTTAGGTTCATAGCGACTTTCACCTTTACCGGTGTTTTTCACCTTCAAAGTCGATTCCGGATCAGTTTGTTGATGCAAATGAGTTTGACGCAGCATCGCTTCTTCGACAAACTCTAAATAATGCTCGTAACGTTCCCAATCACCACGCACAACACAATCAGGTTCATCACGATGTAAACAATCACCAAAGCGACAATTTCCCGATGCTAACCTTACCCTCGCTTCAGGAAAATAGTGAATTAATTCTTCAGGAAGACAATCTAAATCCGGTTGATTAAAACCTGGAGTATCAGCCAATAATCCACCATTAGGCAGTTCAAATAACTCTACATGGCGGGTTGTATGTCGTCCCCTCGATAGCTTCCCAGAAACCTCACCAACACGGAGATGAGCATTGGGAATCAACGTATTAATTAAACTGGATTTACCAACACCAGAAGCACCAGCAAGGACGGTAGTTTTACCATTCAAGCATTCTGCCAAACTCAGCAAATTTATACTTTTATATACACTAAAAAATATTGGTTTATAGCCCCAATTTCCGATTCTTTCAGCTATTTCCGACTGTTCATCACTGGAAATCAAATCACACTTATTAAAACATAGCTTTACATCTACGTAAGTAGATTCCGCCTTAGTTAAAAAGCGGCTGAGTTGGTATGGTTCCAAAGGAGGATCAGCCACTGCGAAAACTAAGAGGATTTGGTTAACATTAGCGATCGCAGGTCGATCCAAAGTACTACTACGTGGTAAAACTTCGGCAATTGCCCCACTATTTCCCGTCCAATCAGGCTCTTCAACAATCACGCGATCGCCTACCATCACCTGTTGACCAATTTTCTTTAAGCGGGTGCGACGGGTACAGAGCAAAGTCGTGGCAACTGTATCATTTGCACTCTGTACCCCTAACTTATGACCTTCAACATCAAACTGCACCCGATAATAATTGGCTTGTACAGCTAGCACCGTACCAACTAATTCTCCTACTGTCATGAAGTCTGTTCCGGACGACGAACAAACAGGGAAAAATAGTCAACGCGATCGCTGATTTGTTCAACCTTGTAACCCGCCATAGTCAAACTATCGGGAACCTGTTCAATCGGTTCACCAACATCCAACCAAACCTCCAGCAAACTACCTGGAGGCATTTTCTCTAAACTTAACTTAGTTCTCACGAAATTTAGCGGACAGGGTGTACCGCGTAAATCCAATTGAGCATCGGGAGTCGGGGGGGAAGATACATTCATCGTTGTTGGAAAAAATTTCCCAAAAAACCTTCAAGACCACCTTTGCCAGTGCGATCTCCCTTAATTTTAGCGAGTTTTTCCAGTAGTTCTCTCTCTTCAGGAGTAACTTTTGTCGGGATATCAATTAACACAGTAATTAAATGGTCGCCTCGACTCACAGGATTACCCAAGCGGGGAACACCTCGATTTTCCAAGCGCAAAACAGTATTTGGTTGAGTTCCTGCTGGAATCGTCAATTCTTCCAAACCATCAACAGTATTCACCTGCAAGCGGCAACCCAATACTGCCTGAAGATAACTAACGGTAATGCTGGAAAGAATATTTAAATCTTCGCGCCGAAACTCACTATCTTGATTTACAGATAGCTGTACATACAAATCCCCCGCTGGACCACTGCGCTGACCTGCATCACCTTCCCCAGGAATCCGCAAGCGCAAACCGTCATATACTCCAGCCGGAATCGTGATTTTTAATTGCTTGGCAACCTGATTAGTACCCTTACCACCACAAGCATCACATTTCTCTTCCACCACCATGCCATTACCGTTACAGGTGGGACAGGTGGAAACTTGAGTGAAACTACCAAAGGGAGTTCGGGTTACGCGGCGAACTTGACCTGTACCACCGCAAGTGGAACAAGTCCGGGGACGAGTTCCCGGTTTAGCACCAGAACCGCTACAAACTTCGCAGGTTTCTAAATGGGCAATGCGGATTTGTTTGTCACCACCAAATACAGCTTCACGGAAATCAAGCTTCAAGTCCAACTGCAGATCGTCTCCGCGCACCGGACCACTGCGTCGTCGTTGGGTAGAGCCGGCTCCGGGAGAACCTGCAAAGCCGCTAAAAATACTTTCAAAAATATCGGCAAAGCCACCCATGTCGCCCATATCTTGGAAGCCGCCGCCAGCACTAGCAGCACCTGACACACCAGCTTCACCAAAACGGTCATAGCGCTGCCTAATCTCTGGCTCGGAAAGTACCTCATAGGCACGATTAATCTCTTTAAAGCGTTCCTCTGCCCCTGCCTCTTTGTTCACATCTGGGTGATACTTTCGGGCTAGACGGCGGTAAGCACTTTTAATTTCTTCCTTGTCGGCGTCACGAGAGACACCCAGAATTTCATAATAATCACGAGCCATATCGCAAAGGTGAAAGTTAGAGGGTAGAGAGCAGTAGATGCTAAGGCAATTGCTTTTTTTAGGAACAATTACCGACCTTGAGAGGTAGACTTGCCGCTAGTATCGGCAAAAAGCAACAGTTAAGTTTTATTAAAAATAGATTTTACCTTTTATCTCTTACAAATTACTACTAAGTCACCATCTCTTTTACAATTGTGCTACGGAGCAGGTCAAATCTCCGCCTTTTTTCTATGACGGCTAGCCGCATCATTAGGTGTGGAAAACCGCTCCTAGTTTCTCAATAAAGACGTAGAGTGCTTCCCCTCTAAAGCTCCACGTTAATTTTTCATCAAATTACGGTTCAGACGATTCAGATCGTAATAGTTTGTCAATTATATTTTGACCGAAAACAATGGGATACAAGCCCCGTCCTTCTAGTTAGGTTTTCTGGTAGAATATACCTGCCAAGAATCACCGCCCTATAAGTGCGATGTCTCTACAACCATAATTTTTATCTTGACAGACTAGTACAGTTCGGCGTAAATAAACCTACCATTCACGATTTAAATTCAGTCCTCTAAAAGAGGACTTGTACTATTAGACAACGGTTTATAACCGTTGGCGGGTTGGTGTTCATAATAGTATGCGAACTTACGCCGAGTGGTACTAGTAGACGAAACCTTTGATTTAGTCGTTGATCTTGAGGTGGGGCATTAATACCCATACCCCCACCTGTCAAACCAATTCGCAATACCCGCTATCGTGAGAAGCAAGCTACGCAATTACCAATTTGGTCAATTCTATCTAATCAATCACTTCATAATCACCTTGCAAGCTACCTTCCTCCTCAAAATCAAAGTTAAATTGTGCTGGAATACTTGGATGATTGATTTCGCCTATTTCCGAGTTCAGTGAACTACTGCTAAAATCAATGACTTCACCTGGTTGAGTATTGGCACGATTATAAACTTCAGCCCCAATACTAAATAAGGTTTGTTGAAAATTATCTAAATGTTGCTGGAATTCAATTACTGAAATGTGGGTATCACCCATCACAGCTTTCAGTGCAGACGCTTTTTCATCGGCTTGTAGTTTAATTTGTTCACCAATTAAATTAGCGTTATCTCTAAGGGTTGAATCATAACTAAGCAGCAAATTATCAGCCTGATTTCTCAATCCCACTAATTCAATGCGTTTTTTATCTTCCTCAGCAAATTTTTCTGCTTCCTGACGCATTTTTTCAACTTCATTCAAGCTTAAGCCACCAGTATTAGTAATACGGACGCTTTGCTCTCTGCCTGTTCCTTTATCTTGTGCCGAGACTTGGAGAATACCGTTAACATCAATCTCAAAGGCAACTTCAATTTGAGGGACACCACGGGCAGCAGGAGGAATTCCAGTGAGGAGAAACTTTCCTAGACTTTTATTATCCCGTGCCATTGCCCGCTCACCTTGGAGGACATGAATTTCTACCGAAGTTTGTCCATCGATGGCAGTGGAGAAAACTTGAGATTTACTGGTGGGAATAGTTGTGTTCCGCTCAATTATTTTGGTAAAAACCTCACCCAAGGTTTCAATCCCTAAAGATAGGGGGGTGACATCTAGTAGTAGCAGATTATCCACCTCACCACCCAATACCCCTGCTTGAATAGCTGCACCTAATGCCACAGCTTCATCAGGGTTAATAGAGCGATCTGGGGCTTTACCTTTAAAAAATTTGATTAAGGCGTTTTGGACGGCAGGAATACGCGTAGAGCCACCAACCAAGATGATTTTGTCAATATCTTCAGGTTTGAGGTCAGCATCTTTAAGTGCTTGCGCCATTGGTTCTACTATGGCGGTAATTAAACTGCTAGCGACTTCTTCAAATTTCGAGCGACTTAACTCCATTTCCAGGTGTTTGGGACCTGTGGTATCTGCTGTGATAAAGGGCAGATTTATGGAGGTACTACCCATGGTAGAAAGTTCAATTTTGGCTTTTTCAGCTGCTTCCCGCAGACGTTGCAATGCCATTTTATCGGTAACTAAATCAATACTTTCCTGTTGACGGAAAGTTTCAATCATCCATTCCACGATGGCATTATCGAAATCATCTCCACCTAAGTGGTTGTTACCACAGGTGGCTTTAACTTCAAATACGCCATCACCCAATTGGAGAATGGACACGTCGAATGTACCACCACCAAGGTCAAAAACGAGAATTAGTTGTTCTTGATCCTGTTTATCTAAACCAAATGCCAAAGCTGCGGCTGTAGGTTCATTGATGATTCGCAGAACTTCCATCCCCGCAATGGTGCCAGCATCCTTAGTTGCTTGGCGTTGGGCATCGGTAAAATAGGCAGGTACGGTAATTACGGCTTGGGTAACAGGTTCGCCAAGGAAATTTTCAGCATCCTGTTTGAGCTTTTGCAGTACCATTGCCGAAATTTCTTGGGGGGTGTAATTCCGTCCACGAATTTGCACATCTACGGTATCATCACGACCCTTAACCGATTCATATGGTACGCGATCGCGTTCGGCTTGAGTGTCTTCCCAGCGGCGACCAATAAATCTTTTGATACTAAAAATAGTGTTTTCGGCATTTGTTACAGCTTGGCGTTTTGCCAACTGTCCCACCAAGCGCTCACCACCTTTACCAAACCCAACAATACTTGGAGTTGTTCTACCACCTTCGGAGTTGGCGATCACAATTGGTTGACCACCTTCCAAAACTGCGACGCAACTATTGGTAGTGCCCAAGTCAATTCCAATAACTTTTCCCATAATAATCAGTATTTTTACAGAGTTAATATGTTAGAAACTTACAGAAATTTCTAATCAAAAATTTCCAATTTAAATTGGCACGGACTATCCAAGTTGAGGTACGCAGTGCTGGCTTAGAGCCTAAGGCTCAGGCACGATTGGTCAAAAGTAGTAGAAACAACGATCCACAGGCAATATGCCTGTGGTTGCTGTCTGAGATGGCGAATAAAAATTACACAATGCCACGAACAATCATTTTCCTGGTAAGGAAAATTTAACCCTCGGTTGAACCGGGCTGACTGTCTTCGGAAGCAGGTACATCTTCCTTTGGTGCAGCTACTTTGACCATTGCATGACGCAGCACGCGATCGCCCAAATTATATCCGCGTACTAACTCTTCTAACACTGTTCCCTCCGGATATTCATCCGTAGGTTCGCGCATTACTGCTTCGTGAAGGTTTGGATCAAACATCTCACCTTCGGGACGCATAGGGGAAACACCCAAACGTTTTAAGGAATCTACCAGTTGTTTGTAGACACCTTGATAACTTTTGTGAATGCCCATTTCTCCATCATTTTGGGGTTTAATTTGGGCGCGCGCTCGCTCAAAGTTATCCACTATTGGCAGCAATTCCATAATGGTATTGCGTCTAATTTGCACTTCCAGGTCTTCTTTCTCCTTCTGAGTGCGCTTACGATAGTTCTCAAAATCGGCGGCAATCCGCATGTATTGATTACTACGTTCTTCCACCTGGTTTTTGAGAGATTCTATTTGCTGATCCAATTGTGAATTAGAAACAGTAGTTGCTTGCTCTACACCACTATCGGAGTTGGGCATAGTTGTAGATACATTGGCTGTTGTTTCATTTGCCTCACTACTAGGCTCATTAGCATTGATTTGGTCTAGAGAGTCAGTATTCATTAGTTGCTTTACCTCTAATCTTCTCCTGATTGCTGATTAGTATGATTTATTTTCCTAATCTTCGTCGATGTTCTTGTACCTATCGCCCCAGCAAAATTCGAGCATTAGCTCTGTTGCACTCAGCAATGAGCCAAGTTATCACTTTAGCGCGATTGCATTCACGCAGTCACAGGAGGTTCCTTGTCGTTGCACTTGGCAGCAGGTCTATCTCAGCATCGAATTTTATCTGAAGGTGATGTCACCGTCATCTATTGTGACAAATGCTGAACACCTTAGTTTATTAATATAAGGGCGGCTTTCCGAAAACTTTTAATTCAATTAGTGACTGATTGATATTTTCTCTATTGGTATGACAATTCTTAATAGCAGCATGGGAATACTTGATATCAGAGGTTTCGGCTATCCTTTACTCATCATATGACTTACTCGTCACAACAACGACGCAGCACTGCCCTAGCTACCAGAGCAGAATTTTCTCCCTTTGGCAATAAGCTAGTACAAGTTGGCTTTGTCGATACTGAACAAATGCGGCAAGCGCTAATCGAAAGCCGCAAGTCTGGAAGACCCCTAACTGAAGTATTGGAGTCAATTTCTGGACGACAACTCTCACCTGAATTGCTCAGACTTTATAAGAAGCAGCAGCTGTTTGAACTAAAAATACTCTACGGTGTGGAATATCTCGATCCGGAAGTTAGTCCGGTGGGAGATTCACAAGTGGGAAATTTGATTGAGACTCTCATCCCAGTAGATATTTGTCGTCGTCATCGTTTATTGCCTTTGTCGCGTAATGATGCTCAAAATCCACCATCGGTACTTGTGGCAATGGTGGATCCTGATAATTTGGAAGCATCAGATGACCTCAACCGAATTTTGCGACCGCAAAATTTAGCTTTGCAACGGATGGTAATTACTCAAGAAGATTACCAACAAATCATCAATCAATATTTAGATGAACTTGCGGTTAAACAAAAGCATTTAGAGAAAGAAAAATTTACAGATATTAACCAGGACTTGGAAAATCTTGCCGATCTTGATTTGGCAGAGGCTCCAGATGATATGGATGTTGATTTAGGTTCAGCAATGAAAGGGGCTGAAGATGCTCCAATTATTAGCTTGGTGAACCGAATTTTAGCTAAAGCCTTATCTGAGAAAGTTTCGGATATTCATATTGAACCGCAAGAAGAGAATCTTCGCATCCGCTTTCGTCGAGATGGTGTGTTGCGAGAGGCTTTTGACCCATTACCCAAAAAAATTATTCCTGCGGTTACGGCTCGATTTAAAATCATCTCCAATTTAGATATTGCTGAACGACGTTTACCCCAAGATGGTCGCATCCGCCGGGTTTTTGAAGGACGCAAGGTGGATTTCCGGGTAAATACACTACCTAGCCGCTACGGCGAGAAGGTTGTGTTACGGATTTTGGATAACTCCTCAACTCAATTAGGGTTAGATAAATTAATTACTGACCCGGAAACTTTGGGGATTGTTCAGGATATGGTCAGTCGTCCCTTTGGATTGATTTTGGTGACAGGACCGACTGGTTCAGGTAAAACCACATCGCTATATTCGGCATTAGCGGAACGTAATGACCCTGGAATCAATATTAGTACTGTAGAGGATCCAATTGAGTACAGTTTACCGGGGATTACTCAGGTACAGGTAATAAGGGAAAAAGGGCTAGATTTTGCTACGGCATTACGGGCATTCTTACGCCAAGATCCGGATGTGCTACTGGTGGGGGAAACGCGAGATCGGGAAACCGCAAAAACTGCCATCGAAGCGGCATTAACCGGACACTTAGTTTTAACAACGCTACATACCAATGATGCACCAGGTGCGATCGCACGTTTGGGTGAAATGGGTGTTGAACCATTTATGGTCTCTAGCTCCCTACTTGGTGTTTTGGCACAACGTCTTGTTCGTCGTGTCTGTACAGATTGTCGTATTGCTTACAATCCTTCTACTGAAGAATTGGCACGCTATGGTCTATCTGCTTCTCAAGATGTAGATCTGACTTTTTATAAAGCAAATTCCCTCACTAACGAGCAAATTCAACAGGCTAAGGCAAATAATTCACTTTGCCCAACTTGCGGGGGTGTTGGTTACAAAGGACGCTGCGGTGTTTATGAGGTGATGCGGGTAACTGAACGTCTGCAAACTCTAATTAATGAGGAAGCACCCACCGAACGCATCAAGGAAGTTGCGGTTGAAGATGGGATGAAAACTCTACTTTCTTACAGCCTAGATTTGGTACGTCAAGGACAAACAACTTTGGAAGAAGTTGAGCGGGTGACCTATACAGATACTGGTTTAGAAGCAGAACTGAAGGCAAGACGTAAAAGTAGCCTCACTTGTCGAACCTGTAGTGCAGAACTCAAACCAGAATGGCTGGATTGTCCTTACTGTATGACACCGCGTTTTCAGGACTAGTTAGGAATATCTGAATCGAAACAAAGCAAATCAGGAGCAAAACTATGGAGATGATGATCGAAGATTTGATGGAGCAGATGATTGAAATGGGTGGTTCAGATATGCACCTATCTGCTGGTTTACCTCCCTATTTCCGTATTAGTGGTAAACTCACCCCCATCGGTTCCGATCCTTTGACCCCTGACCAGTGTCAAAGGCTGATTTTTAGTATGTTGAATAATGGTCAGCGCAAAACTTTGGAACAGACTTGGGAATTAGATTGCTCCTATGGTGTCAAAGGGCTAGCACGTTTTCGTGTCAATGTCTATAAAGAGCGTGGTACCTATGCTTGTTGTTTACGTGCTTTGAGTTCCAAAATCCCCAACTTTGATAAATTGGGTCTACCTGATGTTGTTCGGGAAATGTCAGAAAAACCTAGAGGTTTAATCTTAGTTACAGGTCCAACTGGTTCTGGTAAAACCACTACCTTGGCAGCAATGATTGACTTGATTAATCGCACCCGTGCAGAACATATCCTCACAGTTGAAGACCCCATTGAGTTTGTTTACGAACCTGTTAAAAGTCTGATTCACCAACGTCAATTGAATGAAGATACCAAGAGTTTTGCCAATGCCTTAAAAGCAGCTTTGCGAGAAGATCCAGATATTATTCTGGTGGGTGAAATGCGGGATTTGGAAACAATTTCTTTGGCAATTTCGGCAGCAGAAACTGGGCACTTAGTATTTGGTACACTTCACACTAGTTCAGCATCACAAACTGTTGACCGGATTATTGATGTGTTTCCCCACGAAAGACAAACTCAAGTCAGGGTACAGTTATCTAACTCACTAGTTGCAGTATTTAGCCAAACTTTAGTTCCGAAGAAAAGCCCTAAGCCTGGTGAATTTGGTCGAATTATGGCACAGGAAATTATGGTTGTAACTCCTGCTATTTCTAACTTAATTCGTGAAGGTAAAACATCCCAAATTTACTCGGCAATTCAGACTGGAGGTAAGTTAGGAATGAAAACTTTGGAAACAATATTAGCTGACTTATATAAAGCCGGTACTATTTCCTTTGAAGCTGCAATGTCCAAAACTTCCAAACCAGATGAAGTTCAACGTCTAATTGGTGGTGTTCCTCCAGCAGCTGCAAAAGCTGCTGGTGCAACAAGAGCACATTAATTGTTTTAATCTCATGTTCAGGAGACGTTGTGCCAGCGTCTCTATCTAGAAAATATCGGGCTAGATATATTATCATTTAGTAATATTCATCCCCGATAAATCTTTTTCTCAAAATATCAATTAATTAAACGTAAATTTAAATTCCTATTATGCCTACCTTTGTTGCAAAAATTAGAGATACACAGGGAAAATCCCGAACTGAAAAGGTGATAGCAGAATCTATTAATCAAGCTCGGACTAACTTGAGACAGCAAGGTTTTAGCATTCAGGAACTGAAGAAGGAAAACAGCTTAGATTTAAAGCAACTTCTTGATTTTGAAACTCGTTTCGCTACAGTCACTGTTAAAGATAAAGCTGTTTTTTCACGGCAGTTTGCCGCATTGGTGAATGCAGGTGTACCAATAGTTAGAAGCTTGGGAGTATTAGGAGAACAATGTGGAAATCCCAAGTTAAAAAAAGCTTTGATGGAGATTAGTTTAGATGTTCAAAATGGTTTAAATCTTTCTGATTCGATGCGAAAGCACCCAGCTTGCTTTGATGGTTTGTATGTGAGCATGATTCAAGCGGGTGAAGTTGGTGGTGTATTAGATGAAGTTTTAAACCGGTTGGCTAAACTACTAGAAGATACAGCAAGACTACAAAACCAAATTAAATCTGCTATGTCTTAC includes:
- a CDS encoding type IV pilus twitching motility protein PilT, which translates into the protein MEMMIEDLMEQMIEMGGSDMHLSAGLPPYFRISGKLTPIGSDPLTPDQCQRLIFSMLNNGQRKTLEQTWELDCSYGVKGLARFRVNVYKERGTYACCLRALSSKIPNFDKLGLPDVVREMSEKPRGLILVTGPTGSGKTTTLAAMIDLINRTRAEHILTVEDPIEFVYEPVKSLIHQRQLNEDTKSFANALKAALREDPDIILVGEMRDLETISLAISAAETGHLVFGTLHTSSASQTVDRIIDVFPHERQTQVRVQLSNSLVAVFSQTLVPKKSPKPGEFGRIMAQEIMVVTPAISNLIREGKTSQIYSAIQTGGKLGMKTLETILADLYKAGTISFEAAMSKTSKPDEVQRLIGGVPPAAAKAAGATRAH
- the grpE gene encoding nucleotide exchange factor GrpE; protein product: MNTDSLDQINANEPSSEANETTANVSTTMPNSDSGVEQATTVSNSQLDQQIESLKNQVEERSNQYMRIAADFENYRKRTQKEKEDLEVQIRRNTIMELLPIVDNFERARAQIKPQNDGEMGIHKSYQGVYKQLVDSLKRLGVSPMRPEGEMFDPNLHEAVMREPTDEYPEGTVLEELVRGYNLGDRVLRHAMVKVAAPKEDVPASEDSQPGSTEG
- the tnpB gene encoding IS200/IS605 family element RNA-guided endonuclease TnpB, encoding MQKAFKIALIPSHNQEVLINKTIGCARFVYNRFLALRKELYATEQKTLNYNTCSQELTILKKEIEWLKEVDKFALQNSLKNLEAAYKNFFTDLKKSKKKKGVGFPKFKKKYGCKQSYKTNLTNGNIQIIENRLKLPKLGWIKFYKSQEITGKLVNVTVTRTSSGKYIASILCETEIEKYPIGTQNIGLDLGIKSYLVTSEGEVIENPKYYRLQLKKLRKANKKLSRSTKGSSNRVKAKIKLARIYERITNLRDDFLHKLSTRLIKENSIICIEDLRVANMVKNHKLAMSISDASWSKFVVMLEYKAIWHDRIVQKVGTFYPSSQTCNCCGFVNPLVKDLKLREWNCPSCNTHNLRDKNAALNILSEGLRLLTAVGMPEVVKNACGELVSPELFQAEIVEAGIA
- the rsgA gene encoding small ribosomal subunit biogenesis GTPase RsgA; its protein translation is MTVGELVGTVLAVQANYYRVQFDVEGHKLGVQSANDTVATTLLCTRRTRLKKIGQQVMVGDRVIVEEPDWTGNSGAIAEVLPRSSTLDRPAIANVNQILLVFAVADPPLEPYQLSRFLTKAESTYVDVKLCFNKCDLISSDEQSEIAERIGNWGYKPIFFSVYKSINLLSLAECLNGKTTVLAGASGVGKSSLINTLIPNAHLRVGEVSGKLSRGRHTTRHVELFELPNGGLLADTPGFNQPDLDCLPEELIHYFPEARVRLASGNCRFGDCLHRDEPDCVVRGDWERYEHYLEFVEEAMLRQTHLHQQTDPESTLKVKNTGKGESRYEPKLDSKKYRQKSRRTQLQELQQIYDEGEED
- the dnaJ gene encoding molecular chaperone DnaJ, whose product is MARDYYEILGVSRDADKEEIKSAYRRLARKYHPDVNKEAGAEERFKEINRAYEVLSEPEIRQRYDRFGEAGVSGAASAGGGFQDMGDMGGFADIFESIFSGFAGSPGAGSTQRRRSGPVRGDDLQLDLKLDFREAVFGGDKQIRIAHLETCEVCSGSGAKPGTRPRTCSTCGGTGQVRRVTRTPFGSFTQVSTCPTCNGNGMVVEEKCDACGGKGTNQVAKQLKITIPAGVYDGLRLRIPGEGDAGQRSGPAGDLYVQLSVNQDSEFRREDLNILSSITVSYLQAVLGCRLQVNTVDGLEELTIPAGTQPNTVLRLENRGVPRLGNPVSRGDHLITVLIDIPTKVTPEERELLEKLAKIKGDRTGKGGLEGFLGNFFQQR
- the dnaK gene encoding molecular chaperone DnaK, producing the protein MGKVIGIDLGTTNSCVAVLEGGQPIVIANSEGGRTTPSIVGFGKGGERLVGQLAKRQAVTNAENTIFSIKRFIGRRWEDTQAERDRVPYESVKGRDDTVDVQIRGRNYTPQEISAMVLQKLKQDAENFLGEPVTQAVITVPAYFTDAQRQATKDAGTIAGMEVLRIINEPTAAALAFGLDKQDQEQLILVFDLGGGTFDVSILQLGDGVFEVKATCGNNHLGGDDFDNAIVEWMIETFRQQESIDLVTDKMALQRLREAAEKAKIELSTMGSTSINLPFITADTTGPKHLEMELSRSKFEEVASSLITAIVEPMAQALKDADLKPEDIDKIILVGGSTRIPAVQNALIKFFKGKAPDRSINPDEAVALGAAIQAGVLGGEVDNLLLLDVTPLSLGIETLGEVFTKIIERNTTIPTSKSQVFSTAIDGQTSVEIHVLQGERAMARDNKSLGKFLLTGIPPAARGVPQIEVAFEIDVNGILQVSAQDKGTGREQSVRITNTGGLSLNEVEKMRQEAEKFAEEDKKRIELVGLRNQADNLLLSYDSTLRDNANLIGEQIKLQADEKASALKAVMGDTHISVIEFQQHLDNFQQTLFSIGAEVYNRANTQPGEVIDFSSSSLNSEIGEINHPSIPAQFNFDFEEEGSLQGDYEVID
- a CDS encoding GspE/PulE family protein, translated to MTYSSQQRRSTALATRAEFSPFGNKLVQVGFVDTEQMRQALIESRKSGRPLTEVLESISGRQLSPELLRLYKKQQLFELKILYGVEYLDPEVSPVGDSQVGNLIETLIPVDICRRHRLLPLSRNDAQNPPSVLVAMVDPDNLEASDDLNRILRPQNLALQRMVITQEDYQQIINQYLDELAVKQKHLEKEKFTDINQDLENLADLDLAEAPDDMDVDLGSAMKGAEDAPIISLVNRILAKALSEKVSDIHIEPQEENLRIRFRRDGVLREAFDPLPKKIIPAVTARFKIISNLDIAERRLPQDGRIRRVFEGRKVDFRVNTLPSRYGEKVVLRILDNSSTQLGLDKLITDPETLGIVQDMVSRPFGLILVTGPTGSGKTTSLYSALAERNDPGINISTVEDPIEYSLPGITQVQVIREKGLDFATALRAFLRQDPDVLLVGETRDRETAKTAIEAALTGHLVLTTLHTNDAPGAIARLGEMGVEPFMVSSSLLGVLAQRLVRRVCTDCRIAYNPSTEELARYGLSASQDVDLTFYKANSLTNEQIQQAKANNSLCPTCGGVGYKGRCGVYEVMRVTERLQTLINEEAPTERIKEVAVEDGMKTLLSYSLDLVRQGQTTLEEVERVTYTDTGLEAELKARRKSSLTCRTCSAELKPEWLDCPYCMTPRFQD
- a CDS encoding sulfurtransferase TusA family protein, which produces MNVSSPPTPDAQLDLRGTPCPLNFVRTKLSLEKMPPGSLLEVWLDVGEPIEQVPDSLTMAGYKVEQISDRVDYFSLFVRRPEQTS